In a genomic window of Dermacentor albipictus isolate Rhodes 1998 colony unplaced genomic scaffold, USDA_Dalb.pri_finalv2 scaffold_18, whole genome shotgun sequence:
- the LOC135900721 gene encoding uncharacterized protein, translating into MSSNPFVFAIQIAALLLTPAGYEGKGRDVKTNSTYLPGYLGSQVPTAPFYWDKPDLQHHYSATTTLDDVTDFSATTARLWAPPTIKGGDRLQRTTGHGSAAGTMSSNPFVFAIQVSKRFGKCLKSNELCLIVLPCPRLLSNLLCEFCVHVSKLLLIAGDVESNPGPDYDQFSKQLKQISDDIRVIKEERLTSIDLKLDSLSNLDTKVSTCMEQINSLQKALISLELKVDDLENRSRRSNLIVYGLPEEAKENEGSLEHKVHEKILKSVLEVEDVTIERIHRLGRPAAKKTRPVILKLLDYRDKTQILSNCYKLKGSSFSIGEDFSWRVRNIRKKLWNYAKARKESGDKVSLSYDKLRINDDLYRWDDETNDVALIQTHSAISSKKNQEAERQTTRTRRNAPRQK; encoded by the coding sequence ATGAGCTCAAACCCGTTTGTTTTTGCCATACAGATCGCCGCCCTACTGCTCACACCAGCCGGGTACGAAGGAAAAGGCCGGGATGTGAAAACAAACTCGACCTATCTTCCAGGGTATCTTGGATCCCAAGTGCCTACCGCGCCATTCTATTGGGATAAGCCCGATCTACAGCACCATTACAGTGCAACAACAACGCTGGATGACGTCACGGACTTCAGCGCCACCACAGCGAGGCTATGGGCACCACCAACCATAAAAGGAGGCGACAGACTGCAACGGACCACTGGGCATGGTAGCGCTGCTGGCACGATGAGCTCAAACCCGTTTGTTTTTGCCATACAGGTGAGCAAACGTTTTGGGAAATGCCTAAAATCCAATGAATTGTGCCTAATTGTGCTGCCATGCCCAAGGCTGCTTTCAAATTTGTTATGTGAGTTTTGCGTGCATGTTTCTAAATTACTGCTTATAGCAGGGGATGTGGAAAGTAACCCTGGGCCTGATTATGATCAATTTTCCAAGCAGCTAAAACAAATTTCAGACGACATTCGTGTTATTAAGGAAGAACGTCTAACATCCATCGACTTAAAACTTGACAGTCTAAGCAATCTCGATACCAAGGTTTCTACATGCATGGAACAAATTAATAGCCTCCAGAAAGCACTAATATCACTTGAACTAAAAGTGGACGATCTTGAAAATCGCTCAAGAAGATCGAATCTAATTGTTTACGGTCTTCCCGAGGAAGCTAAGGAAAACGAAGGCTCACTTGAACACAAAGTGCACGAAAAAATTCTTAAAAGTGTCCTCGAAGTCGAGGATGTAACGATTGAAAGGATTCACAGATTGGGCAGGCCAGCAGCTAAAAAAACCAGACCGGTTATCTTGAAGCTCCTGGACTACCGCGACAAAACACAAATCCTAAGCAACTGTTATAAGCTCAAGGGGAGCAGTTTTTCAATCGGCGAAGATTTTTCATGGCGTGTAAGAAACATCCGGAAGAAACTGTGGAACTACGCGAAAGCTAGAAAAGAATCTGGGGACAAGGTATCGCTGTCCTACGACAAATTGCGTATCAATGATGACCTCTACCGATGGGATGACGAAACAAATGATGTGGCCCTAATCCAAACGCATTCAGCTATCTCGAGCAAAAAAAACCAGGAAGCAGAAAGGCAAACAACGCGCACTCGGCGCAACGCGCCACGTCAGAAATAA